The following coding sequences lie in one Streptomyces sp. NBC_00510 genomic window:
- a CDS encoding SAM-dependent methyltransferase, translating into MMENGFRAEEIDTGRPHPARIYDYLLGGKDNYEVDRTAADALAAAAPEVRIGVRANRAFMRRAVRHVVGNGVRQVLDIGTGLPTSPNVHEIAQEVAPDVRIAYVDNDPIVNTHANALLSRSGATSVVLADLRDPRAVLEHPDVRRVIDFDEPVALLLVAVLHFLTDAEKPAEVVATLRDALPAGSYVVLSHATGDFADRSDAQAVYNNATATLNLRPRSEVERFFDGLELEEPGLVQVPFWRPDAPVPPRSAEIGFYGGVARRG; encoded by the coding sequence GTGATGGAGAACGGCTTCCGCGCCGAGGAGATCGACACCGGCAGGCCGCACCCCGCGCGGATCTACGACTACCTGCTGGGCGGCAAGGACAACTACGAGGTGGACCGCACGGCCGCCGACGCGCTCGCCGCCGCGGCGCCCGAGGTGAGGATCGGCGTCCGCGCCAACCGGGCCTTCATGCGCCGCGCCGTCCGGCACGTGGTCGGCAACGGCGTCCGCCAGGTCCTCGACATCGGCACCGGCCTGCCCACCTCCCCCAACGTGCACGAGATCGCCCAAGAGGTGGCGCCGGACGTCCGCATCGCGTACGTCGACAACGACCCGATCGTGAACACGCACGCCAACGCCCTGCTCAGCCGCTCGGGCGCCACCAGCGTCGTGCTCGCCGACCTGCGCGACCCGCGGGCCGTCCTGGAGCACCCCGACGTCCGCCGGGTCATCGACTTCGACGAACCCGTCGCCCTGCTCCTCGTCGCCGTCCTCCACTTCCTCACCGACGCGGAGAAGCCCGCGGAGGTCGTCGCCACCCTGCGCGACGCGCTCCCAGCCGGCAGCTACGTGGTGCTCTCGCACGCCACCGGCGACTTCGCCGACCGCAGCGACGCCCAGGCCGTCTACAACAACGCCACCGCCACCTTGAACCTTCGCCCCCGCTCCGAGGTCGAGCGGTTCTTCGACGGTCTCGAGCTGGAGGAGCCGGGCCTCGTCCAGGTCCCCTTCTGGCGCCCCGACGCCCCGGTCCCGCCCCGCTCCGCCGAGATCGGCTTCTACGGCGGCGTGGCCCGCCGCGGCTAG
- a CDS encoding SRPBCC family protein has translation MPSAELKHAFRIAAPPEEVFAHLAEPSHYIGLSPLLVDVRDVRRSGGTMRYTAVERFRFLGLLRHDNVIDVTLVAVPDRLPHAAEISGEVRSPARVRMGYRFAIARDGAGSLVTDTLHLRTPPGLLRFAASQAGAVQQARARVLAARLDRPA, from the coding sequence ATGCCGTCCGCCGAACTGAAGCACGCCTTCCGGATAGCCGCGCCGCCGGAGGAGGTCTTCGCGCACCTGGCGGAGCCGTCGCACTACATCGGCCTGTCGCCGCTTCTCGTCGACGTCCGCGACGTGCGCCGCAGCGGCGGGACCATGCGCTACACGGCCGTGGAGCGGTTCCGCTTCCTCGGCCTGCTGCGGCACGACAACGTCATCGACGTCACGCTCGTCGCCGTCCCGGACCGCCTGCCGCACGCCGCCGAGATCTCCGGCGAGGTGCGCAGCCCCGCTCGGGTCCGCATGGGCTACCGCTTCGCCATCGCCCGCGACGGGGCCGGCAGCCTCGTCACCGACACCCTGCACCTGCGCACGCCGCCCGGCCTGCTGCGCTTCGCCGCCTCCCAGGCGGGGGCGGTCCAGCAGGCCAGGGCCCGGGTCCTTGCCGCGCGTCTGGACCGGCCCGCCTGA
- a CDS encoding RDD family protein: MDNRDVIGSWIEGPKAAAERMGVDFGYRGKRLGLPEEGPGSIAPVGRRIAALFIDWGLCAVIAYGLIAHRDAAAANPWTTVVFGLMSVLLLGTVGTTPGKRLLRLRVVREDGGRLGLGAAALRTLLLLLVIPAVVWDRDTRGMHDRAVKAVQIRM; the protein is encoded by the coding sequence GTGGACAACAGGGATGTCATCGGATCGTGGATCGAGGGCCCGAAGGCCGCCGCGGAGCGGATGGGCGTCGACTTCGGCTACCGCGGGAAGCGCCTCGGGCTGCCGGAGGAGGGCCCCGGCTCTATCGCCCCGGTCGGCCGGCGCATCGCGGCCCTCTTCATCGACTGGGGCCTGTGCGCGGTGATCGCATACGGGCTGATCGCGCACCGTGACGCGGCCGCGGCCAATCCGTGGACCACGGTGGTCTTCGGCCTCATGAGCGTGCTGCTGCTGGGCACCGTCGGCACCACCCCGGGCAAACGCCTGCTGCGGCTGCGCGTGGTCCGGGAGGACGGCGGGCGGCTGGGCCTGGGCGCGGCGGCGCTGCGGACGCTGCTGCTCCTGCTGGTCATCCCGGCGGTGGTCTGGGACCGCGACACCCGCGGCATGCACGACCGGGCCGTGAAGGCGGTCCAGATCCGGATGTGA
- a CDS encoding FAD-binding oxidoreductase produces MSKPTSCDVVVVGAGMVGAACALHAAAAGLRTVLVDRGPVAGGTTGAGEGNLLVSDKEPGPELGLALLSARLWQELTERHNLGATAEYEAKGGLVVASGADGLRALEDFAAAQRRSGVEAVPVPADGLRELEPHLADGLTGGVHYPQDAQVQPGLAAARLVRAARDLGAQARLGTTVTAVLRAPDGAVRGVRTDRGDIHAPAVVNAAGTWGGEVAALAGVRLPVLPRRGFVLVTEPLPARTVRHKVYAADYVADVASDSAALQTSAVVEATAAGPVLIGASRERVGFDRTFSLPVARRLAAQALALFPVLRDVATLRAYTGFRPYLPDHLPAIGPDPRVPGLHHACGHEGAGIGLAPATGHLIAQCLTGARPELDLTPFRPDRFPAEEATP; encoded by the coding sequence GTGAGCAAGCCGACGAGCTGCGATGTCGTGGTCGTCGGCGCCGGGATGGTGGGCGCGGCCTGCGCCCTCCACGCCGCGGCGGCCGGGCTCCGCACCGTCCTCGTGGACCGCGGGCCGGTGGCCGGCGGCACCACCGGGGCCGGCGAGGGCAATCTGCTGGTCTCCGACAAGGAGCCGGGTCCGGAGCTCGGACTCGCCCTGCTCTCCGCCCGGTTGTGGCAGGAATTGACGGAACGCCACAACCTGGGTGCGACCGCCGAGTACGAGGCCAAGGGCGGGCTCGTCGTGGCCTCCGGCGCGGACGGACTGCGCGCACTGGAGGACTTTGCCGCCGCCCAGCGACGCAGCGGCGTCGAGGCGGTGCCCGTCCCGGCGGACGGGCTGCGCGAGCTCGAACCCCACCTGGCGGACGGCCTCACCGGAGGCGTGCACTACCCCCAGGACGCCCAGGTGCAGCCCGGGCTCGCCGCCGCCCGCCTCGTCCGCGCCGCCCGCGACCTGGGGGCGCAGGCGCGGCTCGGCACCACGGTGACGGCGGTGCTCCGCGCCCCGGACGGCGCCGTGCGCGGGGTCCGCACCGACCGGGGCGACATCCATGCCCCGGCCGTCGTCAACGCCGCGGGCACCTGGGGCGGCGAGGTGGCCGCCCTCGCGGGAGTGCGGCTGCCCGTACTGCCGCGACGGGGCTTCGTCCTGGTCACCGAGCCCCTGCCGGCGCGCACCGTCCGCCACAAGGTGTACGCGGCCGACTACGTCGCCGACGTCGCCAGCGACTCCGCCGCCCTGCAGACCTCCGCCGTCGTCGAGGCCACCGCCGCCGGCCCCGTCCTCATCGGCGCCAGCCGCGAACGCGTCGGCTTCGACCGCACCTTCTCGCTCCCCGTCGCCCGCCGCCTCGCCGCTCAGGCCCTCGCCCTGTTCCCGGTGCTCCGGGACGTCGCGACGCTGCGCGCCTACACCGGCTTCCGGCCCTACCTGCCGGACCACCTCCCCGCGATCGGCCCCGACCCCCGCGTCCCCGGGCTCCACCACGCCTGCGGCCACGAGGGCGCCGGCATCGGACTCGCCCCGGCCACCGGCCACTTGATCGCGCAGTGCCTCACCGGGGCCCGCCCCGAGCTCGACCTCACCCCCTTCCGCCCCGACCGCTTCCCCGCCGAGGAGGCCACCCCGTGA
- a CDS encoding proline racemase family protein encodes MRSKLVLHAVDSHTEGMPTRVVTGGIGTVPGATMNERRLHFRDHLDHIRHLLMDEPRGHAAMSGAILQPPTRPDADYGVIYIEVSGYLPMCGHGTIGVATVLVETGMVPVTEPVTTVRLDTPAGLVVAEVAVDGGAATAVTLRNVPSFCVALDRKAVLADGRTVTYDLAYGGNFYAILPLDAFGLPFDRSRKDDILAAGLALMDAINAEDPPVHPEDPTIRGCKHVQLLAPGSTAVRSRHAMAIHPGWFDRSPCGTGTSARMAQLHARGELPLHQDFVNESFIGTHFTGRLTGTAEVAGLPAVLPSVTGRAWITGTAQYLLDPADPFPAGFVL; translated from the coding sequence ATGCGCAGCAAACTCGTCCTGCACGCGGTGGACTCCCACACCGAGGGCATGCCCACCCGCGTCGTGACCGGCGGCATCGGCACCGTCCCCGGCGCCACCATGAACGAACGCCGCCTCCACTTCCGCGACCACCTCGACCACATACGGCACCTGCTGATGGACGAGCCGCGCGGCCACGCCGCGATGAGCGGGGCGATCCTGCAGCCGCCGACCCGTCCGGACGCCGATTACGGCGTGATCTACATCGAGGTCTCCGGCTACCTCCCGATGTGCGGGCACGGCACGATCGGCGTGGCGACCGTCCTCGTCGAGACCGGCATGGTGCCGGTGACCGAGCCCGTCACCACGGTCCGCCTCGACACCCCGGCGGGCCTGGTCGTCGCGGAGGTCGCCGTCGACGGCGGCGCGGCGACCGCCGTGACCTTGCGCAACGTGCCCTCGTTCTGCGTCGCGCTGGACCGCAAGGCCGTCCTCGCCGACGGCCGCACGGTCACGTACGACCTCGCCTACGGCGGGAACTTCTACGCGATCCTGCCCCTGGACGCCTTCGGCCTGCCCTTCGACCGCTCCCGCAAGGACGACATCCTCGCCGCGGGCCTCGCGCTGATGGACGCGATCAACGCCGAGGACCCGCCCGTCCACCCGGAGGACCCCACCATCCGCGGCTGCAAGCACGTCCAGTTGCTGGCGCCCGGCTCCACGGCCGTCCGTTCGCGGCACGCCATGGCCATCCACCCGGGCTGGTTCGACCGTTCGCCCTGCGGCACCGGCACGAGCGCGCGCATGGCCCAGCTGCACGCCCGCGGCGAACTGCCCCTCCACCAGGACTTCGTGAACGAGTCCTTCATCGGCACGCACTTCACCGGCCGGCTCACCGGCACCGCCGAGGTGGCCGGTCTGCCCGCCGTGCTGCCGTCCGTCACGGGCCGCGCCTGGATCACCGGTACCGCCCAGTACCTGCTGGACCCGGCCGACCCGTTCCCCGCCGGATTCGTCCTCTAG
- a CDS encoding FAD-dependent oxidoreductase, producing the protein MTGDRYGLAVVGAGPAGIAAALAAADAGVRVALVDAAPQAGGQFYRQPAPGLRARRARALHHAWRTWRGLHGRLEAHLATGRVTHLPQRQVWCMEPGFTLHTLEAGAIRADAVVLATGGYEKVLPFPGWTLPGVVTAGGAQAMLKGGLVLPGRTVVVAGTGPLLLPVAAGLAAAGARVAALAEAADPRDLLRHATAVPLGKAVEGAAYAVRLARHGIRVRWRHTVVAAHGEDRVEAVTLAGPDGARRRFACDALAVGHGLLPHTDLADSFEVDAEQRTPTPGVWAAGEVTGVGGAELALAEGEIAGRSAAARLRGTEPDPAAWAAAARRRERLRRFAAVLDAVYRLPGDWAESTVTDDTLLCRCEEVPAAAVREAVRDLGAGDLRTVKLLTRAGMGWCQGRVCGPGVAAVAGCPFTDPGRSLARPVPLGLLAGGAEEEEEREEP; encoded by the coding sequence GTGACCGGGGACAGGTACGGGCTGGCCGTCGTGGGGGCCGGACCGGCGGGGATCGCGGCGGCGCTGGCGGCCGCGGACGCGGGCGTACGGGTCGCCCTGGTCGACGCCGCGCCCCAGGCGGGCGGGCAGTTCTACCGGCAGCCCGCGCCCGGACTCCGGGCGCGCAGGGCACGGGCCCTGCACCACGCGTGGCGCACCTGGCGGGGGCTGCACGGGCGACTGGAGGCCCACCTCGCCACGGGCCGCGTCACCCACCTGCCGCAGCGCCAGGTCTGGTGCATGGAGCCGGGGTTCACCCTCCACACGCTCGAGGCGGGCGCGATCCGGGCGGACGCGGTGGTCCTCGCGACCGGGGGCTACGAGAAGGTGCTGCCGTTCCCCGGCTGGACGCTGCCCGGGGTCGTCACGGCGGGCGGCGCGCAGGCCATGCTCAAGGGCGGCCTGGTGCTCCCCGGCCGTACGGTCGTCGTCGCCGGGACGGGGCCGCTGCTGCTGCCGGTCGCGGCGGGCCTCGCGGCGGCCGGGGCGCGCGTCGCGGCGCTCGCCGAGGCCGCCGACCCGCGTGACCTGCTGCGGCACGCCACCGCCGTACCCCTCGGCAAGGCCGTGGAGGGTGCCGCCTACGCCGTCCGGCTCGCCCGGCACGGGATCCGCGTGCGCTGGCGGCACACGGTCGTCGCCGCCCACGGCGAGGACCGCGTCGAGGCGGTCACCCTCGCCGGGCCCGACGGCGCACGGCGCCGCTTCGCCTGCGATGCCCTCGCCGTCGGCCACGGGCTGTTGCCGCACACCGACCTGGCGGACTCCTTCGAGGTGGACGCGGAACAGCGCACCCCCACCCCCGGCGTCTGGGCCGCGGGCGAGGTGACCGGCGTCGGCGGCGCGGAACTCGCGCTGGCCGAGGGGGAGATCGCCGGCCGTTCCGCCGCCGCCCGGCTGCGCGGCACCGAGCCCGACCCCGCCGCGTGGGCCGCGGCCGCCCGCCGCCGCGAGCGGCTGCGGAGGTTCGCCGCCGTGCTCGACGCCGTCTACCGGCTCCCCGGCGACTGGGCGGAGTCCACCGTCACCGACGACACCCTGCTGTGCCGCTGCGAGGAGGTGCCCGCCGCCGCCGTCCGCGAGGCCGTCCGCGACCTCGGCGCCGGCGACCTGCGCACCGTCAAGCTGCTCACCCGCGCCGGGATGGGCTGGTGCCAGGGCCGCGTCTGCGGCCCAGGCGTCGCCGCCGTCGCCGGTTGCCCCTTCACCGACCCCGGGCGGTCCCTCGCCCGGCCCGTGCCGCTCGGTCTGCTGGCCGGCGGGGCAGAAGAAGAGGAAGAGAGGGAAGAGCCATGA
- a CDS encoding GntR family transcriptional regulator, producing the protein MAAHDGPALPALPALGGQRSGSYRELVADALRAALVAGELRPGEVHSVPALAARFGISATPVREALLDLSKEGLLDPVPNKGFRVTAVSERQLDEYTHIRSLIEVPTVTGLASTADATALEALRPAAEEIVTAAAAGDLIAYVEADRRFHLGLLALAGNEHLVEVVGDLRKRSRLYGLTALAERGLLRASAEEHLELLDALLARDGAAVQAVMTRHLGHVRGLWAR; encoded by the coding sequence ATGGCAGCGCACGACGGGCCCGCCCTGCCCGCCCTGCCCGCCCTCGGCGGGCAGCGTTCCGGCAGCTACCGCGAGCTCGTCGCGGACGCCCTGCGCGCGGCGCTGGTCGCGGGGGAGCTCCGCCCCGGCGAGGTGCACTCGGTGCCCGCGCTGGCGGCCCGCTTCGGCATCTCCGCCACGCCCGTCCGCGAGGCGCTGCTGGACCTTTCCAAGGAGGGGCTGCTCGACCCGGTGCCCAACAAGGGCTTCCGGGTGACCGCGGTCTCCGAGCGGCAGCTCGACGAGTACACCCACATCCGCTCGCTCATCGAGGTCCCGACCGTCACCGGCCTCGCCTCCACCGCCGACGCCACGGCGCTGGAGGCGCTGCGCCCGGCCGCCGAGGAGATCGTCACCGCCGCCGCGGCCGGCGACCTCATCGCCTACGTGGAGGCCGACCGTCGCTTCCACCTCGGGCTGCTCGCGCTCGCCGGCAACGAGCACCTGGTCGAGGTCGTCGGCGACCTGCGCAAGCGCTCCCGGCTGTACGGCCTCACCGCGCTGGCCGAGCGCGGCCTGCTGCGGGCCTCCGCCGAGGAGCACCTGGAGCTGCTGGACGCCCTCCTCGCCCGCGACGGCGCGGCCGTACAGGCCGTCATGACCCGCCACCTCGGGCACGTCAGGGGCCTGTGGGCGCGGTGA
- a CDS encoding (2Fe-2S)-binding protein: MGAVTGAGAVGPGPFFTVRTGPGEPRAEGFVPLAQVYAGRPSPALTGRVAEVGRRLRTSERRVAGSLAHQGLAARLWSVALGPAALTGRMPDLSGGRLWWHPGRSTPDELWLPDDVPDVPAGRLREDVLHGHLVPLCAAVHAVSGVAPGLLWGNAASALAGTLRVLHSWCLGEGARPEAAARAVALTEELMTDPLLRDAGDLRLSGAGAPAYARRSCCLYYRVPGGGLCGDCALR, encoded by the coding sequence GTGGGCGCGGTGACCGGCGCCGGCGCCGTGGGACCGGGACCGTTCTTCACCGTGCGCACCGGGCCGGGGGAGCCGCGGGCCGAGGGTTTCGTGCCGCTGGCGCAGGTGTACGCCGGGCGGCCGTCGCCCGCGCTCACCGGCCGGGTGGCGGAGGTCGGGCGGCGCCTGCGCACCTCCGAGCGGCGCGTCGCCGGCTCGCTGGCCCACCAGGGGCTGGCCGCACGGCTGTGGTCCGTCGCGCTCGGCCCGGCGGCGCTGACCGGCCGCATGCCCGACCTGTCCGGCGGACGCCTGTGGTGGCACCCCGGCCGGTCCACCCCGGACGAGCTGTGGCTGCCGGACGACGTCCCGGACGTGCCCGCGGGGCGGCTGCGCGAGGACGTCCTCCACGGCCACCTCGTGCCCCTTTGCGCGGCCGTGCACGCGGTGTCGGGCGTCGCGCCCGGACTGCTGTGGGGCAACGCCGCCTCGGCCCTCGCCGGCACCCTGCGGGTGCTGCACTCCTGGTGCCTGGGGGAGGGCGCGCGGCCCGAGGCGGCCGCCCGCGCCGTCGCGCTGACGGAGGAACTGATGACGGACCCTCTGCTGCGCGACGCCGGCGACCTGCGGCTCAGCGGGGCCGGCGCGCCCGCCTACGCACGCCGCAGCTGCTGCCTGTACTACCGCGTGCCCGGCGGCGGGCTGTGCGGGGACTGCGCGCTGCGCTGA
- a CDS encoding dihydrodipicolinate synthase family protein: MNTTPDRPWRGVLVATALPLRAGDLSVDYEAYAAHCAWLVANGCDGVVPNGSLGEYQVLTPAERARVVETAVAAIGGERVVPGVAAYGSGEARRWAEHAADAGCSAVMLLPPNAYRADERSVHAHYAEVARAGLPVVAYNNPYDTKVDLTPRLLAELHGAGHIQAVKEFSGDVRRAWELAELAPELDLVVGADDVLLELATAGAKGWVAGYPNALPRACGELFRAAVAGDTATALPLYRALHPLLRWDSRTEFVQAIKVSMDLTGRYGGPCRPPRMPLLPEQEKEVRAATEAAIAAGLA; this comes from the coding sequence ATGAACACCACCCCCGACCGCCCGTGGCGCGGCGTGCTCGTCGCCACCGCCCTGCCGCTGCGCGCAGGTGACCTGTCCGTCGACTACGAGGCCTACGCGGCCCACTGCGCCTGGCTGGTGGCGAACGGCTGCGACGGCGTCGTGCCCAACGGCTCCCTCGGCGAGTACCAGGTCCTGACCCCCGCCGAGCGCGCGCGGGTCGTGGAGACGGCCGTCGCCGCGATCGGCGGCGAGCGCGTCGTACCGGGCGTCGCCGCGTACGGCTCGGGCGAGGCGCGCCGCTGGGCCGAGCACGCCGCCGACGCCGGCTGCTCGGCCGTGATGCTGCTGCCGCCCAACGCCTACCGTGCGGACGAGCGTTCCGTGCACGCCCACTACGCCGAGGTCGCGCGGGCGGGGCTGCCGGTCGTCGCGTACAACAACCCCTACGACACCAAGGTCGACCTGACCCCGCGCCTGCTCGCGGAGCTGCACGGCGCGGGCCACATCCAGGCCGTGAAGGAGTTCAGCGGCGACGTGCGCCGCGCCTGGGAGCTGGCCGAACTCGCCCCGGAACTGGACCTCGTGGTCGGCGCGGACGACGTCCTGCTCGAACTGGCCACCGCGGGCGCCAAGGGCTGGGTGGCGGGCTACCCCAACGCCCTGCCCCGCGCCTGCGGCGAGCTCTTCCGCGCCGCGGTCGCCGGGGACACCGCGACCGCGCTGCCGCTCTACCGGGCGTTGCACCCGCTGCTGCGCTGGGACTCCCGGACGGAGTTCGTCCAGGCCATCAAGGTGTCGATGGACCTCACCGGCCGGTACGGGGGCCCCTGCCGCCCGCCGCGCATGCCGCTGCTGCCGGAGCAGGAGAAGGAGGTCCGGGCCGCCACCGAGGCCGCGATCGCCGCCGGCCTCGCCTAG
- a CDS encoding (2Fe-2S)-binding protein: protein MSRRSPLRLARAAPGPGFTFTFEGRDIPAHPGQSVAAALWSAGVLSWRTTRVDGAPRGVFCGIGVCFDCLVTVNGRPGQRACVTAAHPGDVVTPQVGTGELP from the coding sequence GTGAGCCGACGCAGCCCCCTGCGCCTGGCCCGCGCCGCACCGGGCCCGGGCTTCACCTTCACCTTCGAGGGGCGCGACATCCCCGCCCACCCCGGCCAGTCCGTCGCCGCCGCCCTCTGGTCGGCCGGCGTCCTGTCCTGGCGCACCACCCGCGTCGACGGCGCCCCGCGCGGCGTCTTCTGCGGCATCGGCGTCTGCTTCGACTGCCTCGTCACGGTCAACGGCCGCCCGGGGCAGCGCGCCTGCGTCACCGCCGCCCACCCCGGCGACGTCGTCACCCCGCAGGTGGGCACGGGGGAGCTGCCGTGA
- the glnA gene encoding type I glutamate--ammonia ligase has translation MSFQNADEVKKFISDNDVKFVDVRFCDLPGVMQHFTVPVESFDPDEQLMFDGSSIRGFQAIHESDMALIADLSTAKLDPFRKDSTLNVNFFIHDPITGEQYSRDPRNVAKKAEAYLASSGIADTAYFGPEAEFYVFDSARFETSANQSFYHIDSEAGAWNSGAEQDNRGYKVKYKGGYFPVPPVDHFADLRAEITLELIKSGLQVERQHHEVGTAGQAEINYKFNTLLAAADDLMLFKYIVKNVAWRAGKTATFMPKPIFGDNGSGMHVHQSLWTNGAPLFYDEQGYAGLSDTARYYIGGILKHAPALLAFTNPTVNSYHRLVPGFEAPVNLVYSQRNRSAAIRIPITGANPKAKRIEFRAPDSSGNPYLAFSALLLAGLDGIKNKIEPAEPVDKDLYELAPEEHAGVPQVPTSLSAVLESLEADHEFLLQGGVFTSDLIETWIDYKRTNEIAPIALRPHPHEFELYFDI, from the coding sequence ATGTCGTTCCAAAACGCCGACGAGGTGAAGAAGTTCATCTCGGACAACGACGTCAAGTTCGTGGACGTCCGGTTCTGCGACCTGCCCGGTGTGATGCAGCACTTCACGGTCCCGGTCGAGTCCTTCGACCCGGACGAGCAGCTGATGTTCGACGGCTCCTCGATCCGCGGCTTCCAGGCCATCCACGAGTCCGACATGGCGCTGATCGCGGACCTGTCCACGGCCAAGCTGGACCCGTTCCGCAAGGACTCCACGCTCAACGTCAACTTCTTCATCCACGACCCGATCACCGGCGAGCAGTACAGCCGTGACCCGCGGAACGTGGCGAAGAAGGCCGAGGCCTACCTCGCCTCCTCCGGCATCGCCGACACCGCGTACTTCGGCCCCGAGGCCGAGTTCTACGTCTTCGACAGCGCCCGCTTCGAGACCAGCGCGAACCAGTCCTTCTACCACATCGACTCCGAGGCCGGCGCCTGGAACAGCGGTGCGGAGCAGGACAACCGCGGCTACAAGGTCAAGTACAAGGGCGGCTACTTCCCGGTCCCGCCGGTCGACCACTTCGCCGACCTGCGCGCCGAGATCACCCTGGAGCTGATCAAGTCCGGCCTGCAGGTCGAGCGCCAGCACCACGAGGTGGGCACCGCCGGCCAGGCCGAGATCAACTACAAGTTCAACACGCTGCTCGCCGCGGCCGACGACCTGATGCTCTTCAAGTACATCGTGAAGAACGTCGCCTGGCGTGCCGGCAAGACCGCGACCTTCATGCCCAAGCCGATCTTCGGTGACAACGGCTCCGGCATGCACGTCCACCAGTCGCTGTGGACCAACGGCGCCCCGCTGTTCTACGACGAGCAGGGCTACGCGGGCCTGTCCGACACCGCCCGCTACTACATCGGCGGCATCCTCAAGCACGCCCCGGCGCTGCTGGCCTTCACCAACCCCACGGTGAACTCCTACCACCGCCTGGTCCCCGGCTTCGAGGCCCCGGTCAACCTGGTCTACTCGCAGCGCAACCGCTCCGCGGCCATCCGCATCCCGATCACGGGTGCGAACCCCAAGGCCAAGCGCATCGAGTTCCGCGCCCCGGACTCCTCCGGCAACCCGTACCTGGCCTTCTCGGCGCTGCTGCTGGCCGGCCTCGACGGCATCAAGAACAAGATCGAGCCGGCCGAGCCCGTCGACAAGGACCTGTACGAGCTCGCCCCCGAGGAGCACGCGGGCGTCCCGCAGGTCCCGACCTCGCTGTCGGCGGTCCTGGAGTCCCTCGAGGCCGACCACGAGTTCCTCCTCCAGGGCGGGGTCTTCACCTCCGACCTGATCGAGACCTGGATCGACTACAAGCGGACCAACGAGATCGCGCCGATCGCGCTGCGCCCGCACCCGCACGAGTTCGAGCTCTACTTCGACATCTAA